A window of Chrysoperla carnea chromosome 3, inChrCarn1.1, whole genome shotgun sequence genomic DNA:
aatgcattgtttttttcattttgcaaaaattttataatttatctcgATTTGTTGATTATAATTAATGCTGAGTGAAAAGTTAAAGATGGGGGACATAAAGGAAGAGTTTTTATTGATACTGGATTTCCAATTTAACtgagaaaaagttttattctttgATACATGTGATACATGTTTTCTGTCGATATCtgatagaataaaattaaagaaaaatcttatcgatttccaattttaattatttttaaacttttttttctttaaaatttctcGTTCCCGGTATTTCCAAGAAAATAAccagttgattttatgaaatgattaattgtttaattatattcagTACGAATTCctctgttattttatttaaattatgattgaTCAGTAGAATCCACAAAGGTCAGTTTATATATccattagttaaaattaatttaaatcttaGAATTTACCAATGAAATAcgattgaaatgaaaatttgactGGTAGGCtagaaatgaataaattaaacaaaggtggtgaaataaaccaattttctaAATGTCTAATACAAGAAAGCAATCGAGGAAGATAGTTAAAAAACGtgctatcttttttttatataataattatatttattttttcgtgttaattacaaaattttaattcgctaaataaaaataaatttcaaaaatcgaataattatgaaaagagatcatattttttggtttcttgttagcatgtataaaaatttgttattgtgataaattttaagtttttgcattataataatttttttttattttccgtacatttttttttttgttttatgtatttttaactaaGTGTAATTGTTTTCTAAATGAATAGTATGTAGtttgtaaaagtatttttgcaaaaaacaaaaaagaaaaaaaaacattcgaactggctagttttatatataaaattaaattaatgaaatcaaGAATAttgtggtttttgttttttaactataataggTTAATCGATCCAATACATCTTGCTGTTCCGACATTGTTTTTTGCATTGAATGATGTTCAATACGTAATCTTTCCAATTCCAATGATTTTTCCATTAGCAATGCCtagaaattttcatatttattatgttaaacaaaatttgctttACAGTGTTTTGCGAAACAGTGCTGTAGTAGGTAGTGTATTACGTTTGTGAGTACTGTTAATGAGTACATCAAAATGAGGTGACGATTATCGAAGACGATATTTGACTACAAATGCGAAGTTACAAAGAGGTGCGCGtggaattttttaacaaacataaaattaattgtgtaagtGTGCAAAAAATTACTGTTATTGATATTTGTACAGTTATTCAAATGGATGACAGTCTAATTCCTATAATTTCTGCAGAAAAAGGAAATGTTATTGAGAAATGAACAGCTAGTCAAAGAATATATAGAAAAGGGTACAAAGAGAATGTGGAAGAGAAAGCTCACAGCAGAGTGACGGTCTATCTAGCAATTATAGACAGACTTGTGGAACATCAAAAAAAGGCGAGTAATTcttacagtaaattttttaaccattttgaTAAATGGGGCAAGTATGTTAGTAACGATGTATTTTTGGGTTTTAGAAAATTACTTTCTTGATTAATGTATCTATTTACGTTCTTATTTAACAAGCCGAGTTCGAGTCGGACAACTGTCCCTCAACCAATGCGATTTTAcaggttctaagaaataaagaactaaaaaaataaaaaaaggtcttgtctTTATTGATCGATTTTTATTACGGGGGGTgataattttaaactacataCGGGCGTAATATTTGTTAAAGCGCCTTTGcttaatttactaaaatactcgactaaaaaaaaactgaattataCTTGGTACTGACATAATATAAACAAAGCtttagatattaaattatttgctaGTTCACTTCATTACTGGCATAATGAGAAAAGACTTTTCTTGAAGCCGAAAGGGAAGTGGAGAATgaattgatgattttttcaacttttcccaaaactgttaattttgttctttaatGTAAACTTCTGGATTAAGTCATGGGCACACCAGGATTAAGTCATGGGCAGCTTTGACCCAGAGTGTTGAGGGTGGTAAGGGTCAACACAGTAATTATTAGccctaaaatttcataagttCAAAATATAGCCAATTAATATAATGGTCAGTTCAGGTTCAGGGTGGCAGCTGTCTTTCCATTCCTCGCTACGATCATGAAACTTTTTCATGTCTTTGCATTGTTTTTATTATGCGAATTattttcttgtgaaatattctatCAAGTTTAGAAATGTGTTGCGTATCTACAAGGGAGTAAATCGGCAAAGATAGGTTTTACACCAAAAAATTGTTGGAATTTTCGGATtttgcatattattataatattaagtgTTTGTAACCTCCGGGCAGAGGCATTTAAATCTGGGAGAGCTaaagtgtttttaattatagtttaggTTGACCGAATTATCAGAAAAACGACTCAAATCCAAGGGAAACCGTTTTGAAATAATACTTTGAATAAAACtttgtgcataattaaatgaaGTGTTGAAATATAGGCAAACGTTTGTGCaagtatatatacaaaaattctaaaaaacggAACctgtaattgatttttttccaattcATTTTGTTTGGTCATTGATTGAACCATATTTCGTCGCCCTATGgcacataatttttcattttcaacttCAGATGCCAAACTatccataattttaataaacttatcagttagtgtttgaaaattatcaagTTCTGTAAAAGAATTCAATGATGCAATAGAGACGTTTGCactgataaaaattatgattcatatgaatataataacatactttcaataaaatttttacattcatcTTTCAGTTTTGTGGATTGATCAGCTAATTTTGGATCAATTAcacgaattttatttaattcatcaaaatatatACCAGATTTCATAAGTATGTCCGCCATTTTttagttgtaaataaaataatttttaggatgggtacggaagcctgaatgtcccaatagcttttttttaaaagtgtctacccacaaatataaaaccaactagttcactttcaacaagtgcacttgtaaCTTGTGGGACATAATGgaaacaaacctttttgaaaatgtcagtCGGTAATGACTATTCTTTAATTAGCCACTAtcgaaactgtctggaattattaataattgtatgtccggatttaatgaaaataattaaatttaatgataatgtttataatttgtcttacgtagttaaaaatttttattaatattatttaaaaaatataatgctttaattagccttttttctCATAAGATCCGATAGATGGCAGAACTAGagtaggtaaaaatattttgatttcctatatttttatttcctgtCATCTatcggatctttttttaatcttctgagGAAAAggctaattaataaaaatttttaactaactacgtaagataaattataaacattatcattaaatttaattattatcattaaatccggacatacaattattaaaaatttcagacaGTTTTGGTAGTGGCTAATTAAAGAATAGTCATTACCGACTGtcattttcaaaaagatttGTTTCCATAAAGTCCCACAAATCACAAgttcacttgttgaaagtgaactagttggttttatatttgtgggtagacactttaaaaaaaaagctattgagacattcaggcttccgtaaatGGGtgctgtaaaaaatatttatgcagcGATCATTTAACaacatgtaattaattaaatttatgcatgatttattattataaaatttaatatttcgtgTTAATaattagttcttttttttataaatacattg
This region includes:
- the LOC123296547 gene encoding intraflagellar transport protein 20 homolog, whose product is MKSGIYFDELNKIRVIDPKLADQSTKLKDECKNFIEKLDNFQTLTDKFIKIMDSLASEVENEKLCAIGRRNMVQSMTKQNELEKNQLQALLMEKSLELERLRIEHHSMQKTMSEQQDVLDRLTYYS